In the Festucalex cinctus isolate MCC-2025b chromosome 10, RoL_Fcin_1.0, whole genome shotgun sequence genome, one interval contains:
- the LOC144027233 gene encoding uncharacterized protein LOC144027233 isoform X5, with amino-acid sequence MAGAPAESRACTELAAWEDDIQEVRITGEEGSWGSAAVLAPSADDSQPAAPDSHPSPPQRSRLSDNTRLATRYAVRIFREYLSDKARSPDFENLDKAELCALLRSFYAEARSKSGQLYSKSSLVSIRSSLNRYLNEPPHCRTLDLTKDPELRGANLALAAVIRRLEERGAGPVVQKQAIARSDLRRLYESSMFDACTPPGLLNKVWFETCMYFSTRGREKQRELREDSFALAADEHGRKFVYFRAARGCRKTSPDDDDDVTPRPRMYETRTALCPYASFVRYLAKRNQLCRAFFQRPRDACGPADDTWFENKAVGKNLLGTRMQMLSRAAKLSRTYTNHCIGAVSIATLDSIVGGASATADKGGSERCLVAGATQRGHAGARVESLSLPHPKRARAESGGRGSQAHAQSPLRSTVTQDSGGQTSVSPPGSPGVPSPAQLSKGNAPVHVDVGGHTYTSSLDTLTKYPESRRIGRLFNGSEPIVLDGLRQHYFIDRDGAMFRYILNFMRTSKLLLPDDFNEYALLYEEASFFQLAPLQAELRRWRSRRESESAAPPSPPWECIVVHVAQDLRERISVSGRRTTLEDVFPEVREFVCESGNDRPENDATPVCRFPLNDYCCLTSVQVLERFQQRGFRVTGSCGSASDASSYFSQYLLGRAGVAAGRRPVARVKREEL; translated from the exons ATGGCGGGAGCGCCTGCAGAGAGCCGAGCCTGCACGGAGCTCGCGGCTTGGGAGGACGACATCCAGGAGGTGCGCATCACCGGGGAGGAGGGCAGCTGGGGGTCGGCGGCGGTCCTCGCTCCGAGCGCGGACGACAGTCAGCCCGCTGCGCCCGACTCTCACCCGAGCCCCCCGCAGCGTAGCCGGCTGAGCGACAACACGCGGCTGGCGACCCGCTACGCGGTGCGCATCTTCCGGGAGTATCTGAGCGACAAGGCGCGCAGTCCGGACTTCGAGAACCTGGACAAGGCGGAGCTGTGCGCGCTGCTGCGCTCCTTCTACGCGGAGGCGCGCTCCAAAAGCGGCCAGCTGTACAGCAAGTCGTCGCTCGTCAGCATCCGGAGCTCGCTCAACCGCTACCTGAACGAGCCGCCCCACTGCCGCACGCTGGACCTCACCAAGGACCCGGAGCTGCGCGGGGCCAACCTCGCCTTGGCGGCGGTCATCCGGCGGCTGGAGGAGCGCGGCGCCGGCCCGGTGGTGCAGAAGCAGGCCATCGCGCGCTCCGACCTGCGCCGCCTCTACGAGTCGTCCATGTTCGACGCGTGCACGCCGCCGGGGCTGCTCAACAAGGTTTGGTTCGAGACCTGCATGTACTTCAGCACCAGGGGCCGCGAGAAGCAGCGCGAGCTCCGCGAGGACTCGTTCGCGCTGGCCGCCGACGAGCACGGCCGGAAGTTCGTCTACTTCCGAGCCGCGCGCGGCTGCCGGAAGACGTCccccgacgacgacgatgacgtcACCCCGCGGCCGCGCATGTACGAGACGCGGACGGCGCTGTGCCCGTACGCCAGCTTCGTGCGCTACCTGGCCAAGCGCAACCAGCTGTGCCGGGCTTTCTTCCAGCGGCCGCGCGACGCCTGCGGTCCGGCCGACGACACCTGGTTCGAGAACAAGGCCGTCGGCAAGAACCTTCTGGGCACGCGCATGCAGATGCTGTCGCGCGCCGCCAAGCTTTCCAGGACGTACACGAACCACTGCATCGGCGCCGTCTCCATAGCGACGCTCGACAGCATCGTGGGCGGCGCCTCGGCGACGGCTGACAAGGGCGGCAGCGAGCGGTGCCTGGTTGCCGGGGCAACGCAACGCGGTCACGCGGGTGCTCGGGTCGAAAGTCTCTCCCTTCCTCACCCCAAAAGAGCGCGCGCGGAGTCGGGAGGCAGAGGCAGCCAGGCGCATGCGCAGTCTCCTCTCCGCTCCACCGTCACCCAG GACAGCGGCGGGCAGACTTCCGTATCACCCCCGGGTTCGCCCGGCGTCCCCTCGCCGGCCCAACTGAGCAAAGGCAACGCACCGGTCCACGTAGACGTGGGAGGTCACACGTACACCAGCAGCCTGGACACCCTCACGAAGTACCCCGAGTCACG CAGGATCGGGCGACTGTTCAACGGAAGCGAGCCCATCGTGCTGGACGGTCTGCGGCAGCACTACTTCATCGATCGAGATGGCGCCATGTTCCGCTACATCCTCAACTTCATGCGCACCTCCAAGCTCCTCCTCCCGGATGACTTCAAT GAGTACGCTCTGCTGTATGAGGAGGCCTCCTTCTTCCAGCTGGCTCCTCTGCAGGCAGAACTTCGGCGCTGGCGCAGCAGGCGGGAAAGCGAGAGCGCGGCGCCGCCGTCGCCGCCGTGGGAGTGCATAGTGGTTCACGTGGCTCAAGACCTGCGCGAGAGGATCAGCGTGAGCGGTCGCCGGACCACCCTGGAGGACGTCTTCCCGGAAGTCAGAGAGTTTGTGTGCGAATCCGGAAACGACAGACCAGAAAACGATGCCACGCCCGTCTGTCGCTTTCCTCTCAACGACTACTGTTGCCTCACCTCTGTACAG GTGCTGGAGCGCTTCCAACAGAGGGGATTCCGGGTGACGGGCTCCTGCGGCAGCGCCTCCGACGCCTCCTCATACTTCAGCCAGTACCTACTCGGCCGGGCGGGCGTGGCAGCCGGGCGGCGCCCCGTCGCACGCGTCAAACGTGAAGAGCTGTAA
- the LOC144027233 gene encoding uncharacterized protein LOC144027233 isoform X7 yields the protein MAGAPAESRACTELAAWEDDIQEVRITGEEGSWGSAAVLAPSADDSQPAAPDSHPSPPQRSRLSDNTRLATRYAVRIFREYLSDKARSPDFENLDKAELCALLRSFYAEARSKSGQLYSKSSLVSIRSSLNRYLNEPPHCRTLDLTKDPELRGANLALAAVIRRLEERGAGPVVQKQAIARSDLRRLYESSMFDACTPPGLLNKVWFETCMYFSTRGREKQRELREDSFALAADEHGRKFVYFRAARGCRKTSPDDDDDVTPRPRMYETRTALCPYASFVRYLAKRNQLCRAFFQRPRDACGPADDTWFENKAVGKNLLGTRMQMLSRAAKLSRTYTNHCIGAVSIATLDSIVGGASATADKGGSERCLVAGATQRGHAGARVESLSLPHPKRARAESGGRGSQAHAQSPLRSTVTQVSLKGHGTLHEPQDTVLIECVVSQDSGGQTSVSPPGSPGVPSPAQLSKGNAPVHVDVGGHTYTSSLDTLTKYPESRVSAGSGDCSTEASPSCWTVCGSTTSSIEMAPCSATSSTSCAPPSSSSRMTSMSTLCCMRRPPSSSWLLCRQNFGAGAAGGKARARRRRRRRGSA from the exons ATGGCGGGAGCGCCTGCAGAGAGCCGAGCCTGCACGGAGCTCGCGGCTTGGGAGGACGACATCCAGGAGGTGCGCATCACCGGGGAGGAGGGCAGCTGGGGGTCGGCGGCGGTCCTCGCTCCGAGCGCGGACGACAGTCAGCCCGCTGCGCCCGACTCTCACCCGAGCCCCCCGCAGCGTAGCCGGCTGAGCGACAACACGCGGCTGGCGACCCGCTACGCGGTGCGCATCTTCCGGGAGTATCTGAGCGACAAGGCGCGCAGTCCGGACTTCGAGAACCTGGACAAGGCGGAGCTGTGCGCGCTGCTGCGCTCCTTCTACGCGGAGGCGCGCTCCAAAAGCGGCCAGCTGTACAGCAAGTCGTCGCTCGTCAGCATCCGGAGCTCGCTCAACCGCTACCTGAACGAGCCGCCCCACTGCCGCACGCTGGACCTCACCAAGGACCCGGAGCTGCGCGGGGCCAACCTCGCCTTGGCGGCGGTCATCCGGCGGCTGGAGGAGCGCGGCGCCGGCCCGGTGGTGCAGAAGCAGGCCATCGCGCGCTCCGACCTGCGCCGCCTCTACGAGTCGTCCATGTTCGACGCGTGCACGCCGCCGGGGCTGCTCAACAAGGTTTGGTTCGAGACCTGCATGTACTTCAGCACCAGGGGCCGCGAGAAGCAGCGCGAGCTCCGCGAGGACTCGTTCGCGCTGGCCGCCGACGAGCACGGCCGGAAGTTCGTCTACTTCCGAGCCGCGCGCGGCTGCCGGAAGACGTCccccgacgacgacgatgacgtcACCCCGCGGCCGCGCATGTACGAGACGCGGACGGCGCTGTGCCCGTACGCCAGCTTCGTGCGCTACCTGGCCAAGCGCAACCAGCTGTGCCGGGCTTTCTTCCAGCGGCCGCGCGACGCCTGCGGTCCGGCCGACGACACCTGGTTCGAGAACAAGGCCGTCGGCAAGAACCTTCTGGGCACGCGCATGCAGATGCTGTCGCGCGCCGCCAAGCTTTCCAGGACGTACACGAACCACTGCATCGGCGCCGTCTCCATAGCGACGCTCGACAGCATCGTGGGCGGCGCCTCGGCGACGGCTGACAAGGGCGGCAGCGAGCGGTGCCTGGTTGCCGGGGCAACGCAACGCGGTCACGCGGGTGCTCGGGTCGAAAGTCTCTCCCTTCCTCACCCCAAAAGAGCGCGCGCGGAGTCGGGAGGCAGAGGCAGCCAGGCGCATGCGCAGTCTCCTCTCCGCTCCACCGTCACCCAGGTTAGCCTGAAAGGTCACGGGACACTTCATGAG CCACAGGACACGGTGCTGATCGAGTGTGTCGTGTCCCAGGACAGCGGCGGGCAGACTTCCGTATCACCCCCGGGTTCGCCCGGCGTCCCCTCGCCGGCCCAACTGAGCAAAGGCAACGCACCGGTCCACGTAGACGTGGGAGGTCACACGTACACCAGCAGCCTGGACACCCTCACGAAGTACCCCGAGTCACG TGTGTCAGCAGGATCGGGCGACTGTTCAACGGAAGCGAGCCCATCGTGCTGGACGGTCTGCGGCAGCACTACTTCATCGATCGAGATGGCGCCATGTTCCGCTACATCCTCAACTTCATGCGCACCTCCAAGCTCCTCCTCCCGGATGACTTCAAT GAGTACGCTCTGCTGTATGAGGAGGCCTCCTTCTTCCAGCTGGCTCCTCTGCAGGCAGAACTTCGGCGCTGGCGCAGCAGGCGGGAAAGCGAGAGCGCGGCGCCGCCGTCGCCGCCGTGGGAGTGCATAG
- the LOC144027233 gene encoding uncharacterized protein LOC144027233 isoform X1, whose product MAGAPAESRACTELAAWEDDIQEVRITGEEGSWGSAAVLAPSADDSQPAAPDSHPSPPQRSRLSDNTRLATRYAVRIFREYLSDKARSPDFENLDKAELCALLRSFYAEARSKSGQLYSKSSLVSIRSSLNRYLNEPPHCRTLDLTKDPELRGANLALAAVIRRLEERGAGPVVQKQAIARSDLRRLYESSMFDACTPPGLLNKVWFETCMYFSTRGREKQRELREDSFALAADEHGRKFVYFRAARGCRKTSPDDDDDVTPRPRMYETRTALCPYASFVRYLAKRNQLCRAFFQRPRDACGPADDTWFENKAVGKNLLGTRMQMLSRAAKLSRTYTNHCIGAVSIATLDSIVGGASATADKGGSERCLVAGATQRGHAGARVESLSLPHPKRARAESGGRGSQAHAQSPLRSTVTQVSLKGHGTLHEPQDTVLIECVVSQDSGGQTSVSPPGSPGVPSPAQLSKGNAPVHVDVGGHTYTSSLDTLTKYPESRRIGRLFNGSEPIVLDGLRQHYFIDRDGAMFRYILNFMRTSKLLLPDDFNEYALLYEEASFFQLAPLQAELRRWRSRRESESAAPPSPPWECIVVHVAQDLRERISVSGRRTTLEDVFPEVREFVCESGNDRPENDATPVCRFPLNDYCCLTSVQVLERFQQRGFRVTGSCGSASDASSYFSQYLLGRAGVAAGRRPVARVKREEL is encoded by the exons ATGGCGGGAGCGCCTGCAGAGAGCCGAGCCTGCACGGAGCTCGCGGCTTGGGAGGACGACATCCAGGAGGTGCGCATCACCGGGGAGGAGGGCAGCTGGGGGTCGGCGGCGGTCCTCGCTCCGAGCGCGGACGACAGTCAGCCCGCTGCGCCCGACTCTCACCCGAGCCCCCCGCAGCGTAGCCGGCTGAGCGACAACACGCGGCTGGCGACCCGCTACGCGGTGCGCATCTTCCGGGAGTATCTGAGCGACAAGGCGCGCAGTCCGGACTTCGAGAACCTGGACAAGGCGGAGCTGTGCGCGCTGCTGCGCTCCTTCTACGCGGAGGCGCGCTCCAAAAGCGGCCAGCTGTACAGCAAGTCGTCGCTCGTCAGCATCCGGAGCTCGCTCAACCGCTACCTGAACGAGCCGCCCCACTGCCGCACGCTGGACCTCACCAAGGACCCGGAGCTGCGCGGGGCCAACCTCGCCTTGGCGGCGGTCATCCGGCGGCTGGAGGAGCGCGGCGCCGGCCCGGTGGTGCAGAAGCAGGCCATCGCGCGCTCCGACCTGCGCCGCCTCTACGAGTCGTCCATGTTCGACGCGTGCACGCCGCCGGGGCTGCTCAACAAGGTTTGGTTCGAGACCTGCATGTACTTCAGCACCAGGGGCCGCGAGAAGCAGCGCGAGCTCCGCGAGGACTCGTTCGCGCTGGCCGCCGACGAGCACGGCCGGAAGTTCGTCTACTTCCGAGCCGCGCGCGGCTGCCGGAAGACGTCccccgacgacgacgatgacgtcACCCCGCGGCCGCGCATGTACGAGACGCGGACGGCGCTGTGCCCGTACGCCAGCTTCGTGCGCTACCTGGCCAAGCGCAACCAGCTGTGCCGGGCTTTCTTCCAGCGGCCGCGCGACGCCTGCGGTCCGGCCGACGACACCTGGTTCGAGAACAAGGCCGTCGGCAAGAACCTTCTGGGCACGCGCATGCAGATGCTGTCGCGCGCCGCCAAGCTTTCCAGGACGTACACGAACCACTGCATCGGCGCCGTCTCCATAGCGACGCTCGACAGCATCGTGGGCGGCGCCTCGGCGACGGCTGACAAGGGCGGCAGCGAGCGGTGCCTGGTTGCCGGGGCAACGCAACGCGGTCACGCGGGTGCTCGGGTCGAAAGTCTCTCCCTTCCTCACCCCAAAAGAGCGCGCGCGGAGTCGGGAGGCAGAGGCAGCCAGGCGCATGCGCAGTCTCCTCTCCGCTCCACCGTCACCCAGGTTAGCCTGAAAGGTCACGGGACACTTCATGAG CCACAGGACACGGTGCTGATCGAGTGTGTCGTGTCCCAGGACAGCGGCGGGCAGACTTCCGTATCACCCCCGGGTTCGCCCGGCGTCCCCTCGCCGGCCCAACTGAGCAAAGGCAACGCACCGGTCCACGTAGACGTGGGAGGTCACACGTACACCAGCAGCCTGGACACCCTCACGAAGTACCCCGAGTCACG CAGGATCGGGCGACTGTTCAACGGAAGCGAGCCCATCGTGCTGGACGGTCTGCGGCAGCACTACTTCATCGATCGAGATGGCGCCATGTTCCGCTACATCCTCAACTTCATGCGCACCTCCAAGCTCCTCCTCCCGGATGACTTCAAT GAGTACGCTCTGCTGTATGAGGAGGCCTCCTTCTTCCAGCTGGCTCCTCTGCAGGCAGAACTTCGGCGCTGGCGCAGCAGGCGGGAAAGCGAGAGCGCGGCGCCGCCGTCGCCGCCGTGGGAGTGCATAGTGGTTCACGTGGCTCAAGACCTGCGCGAGAGGATCAGCGTGAGCGGTCGCCGGACCACCCTGGAGGACGTCTTCCCGGAAGTCAGAGAGTTTGTGTGCGAATCCGGAAACGACAGACCAGAAAACGATGCCACGCCCGTCTGTCGCTTTCCTCTCAACGACTACTGTTGCCTCACCTCTGTACAG GTGCTGGAGCGCTTCCAACAGAGGGGATTCCGGGTGACGGGCTCCTGCGGCAGCGCCTCCGACGCCTCCTCATACTTCAGCCAGTACCTACTCGGCCGGGCGGGCGTGGCAGCCGGGCGGCGCCCCGTCGCACGCGTCAAACGTGAAGAGCTGTAA
- the LOC144027233 gene encoding uncharacterized protein LOC144027233 isoform X3: MAGAPAESRACTELAAWEDDIQEVRITGEEGSWGSAAVLAPSADDSQPAAPDSHPSPPQRSRLSDNTRLATRYAVRIFREYLSDKARSPDFENLDKAELCALLRSFYAEARSKSGQLYSKSSLVSIRSSLNRYLNEPPHCRTLDLTKDPELRGANLALAAVIRRLEERGAGPVVQKQAIARSDLRRLYESSMFDACTPPGLLNKVWFETCMYFSTRGREKQRELREDSFALAADEHGRKFVYFRAARGCRKTSPDDDDDVTPRPRMYETRTALCPYASFVRYLAKRNQLCRAFFQRPRDACGPADDTWFENKAVGKNLLGTRMQMLSRAAKLSRTYTNHCIGAVSIATLDSIVGGASATADKGGSERCLVAGATQRGHAGARVESLSLPHPKRARAESGGRGSQAHAQSPLRSTVTQPQDTVLIECVVSQDSGGQTSVSPPGSPGVPSPAQLSKGNAPVHVDVGGHTYTSSLDTLTKYPESRRIGRLFNGSEPIVLDGLRQHYFIDRDGAMFRYILNFMRTSKLLLPDDFNEYALLYEEASFFQLAPLQAELRRWRSRRESESAAPPSPPWECIVVHVAQDLRERISVSGRRTTLEDVFPEVREFVCESGNDRPENDATPVCRFPLNDYCCLTSVQVLERFQQRGFRVTGSCGSASDASSYFSQYLLGRAGVAAGRRPVARVKREEL; the protein is encoded by the exons ATGGCGGGAGCGCCTGCAGAGAGCCGAGCCTGCACGGAGCTCGCGGCTTGGGAGGACGACATCCAGGAGGTGCGCATCACCGGGGAGGAGGGCAGCTGGGGGTCGGCGGCGGTCCTCGCTCCGAGCGCGGACGACAGTCAGCCCGCTGCGCCCGACTCTCACCCGAGCCCCCCGCAGCGTAGCCGGCTGAGCGACAACACGCGGCTGGCGACCCGCTACGCGGTGCGCATCTTCCGGGAGTATCTGAGCGACAAGGCGCGCAGTCCGGACTTCGAGAACCTGGACAAGGCGGAGCTGTGCGCGCTGCTGCGCTCCTTCTACGCGGAGGCGCGCTCCAAAAGCGGCCAGCTGTACAGCAAGTCGTCGCTCGTCAGCATCCGGAGCTCGCTCAACCGCTACCTGAACGAGCCGCCCCACTGCCGCACGCTGGACCTCACCAAGGACCCGGAGCTGCGCGGGGCCAACCTCGCCTTGGCGGCGGTCATCCGGCGGCTGGAGGAGCGCGGCGCCGGCCCGGTGGTGCAGAAGCAGGCCATCGCGCGCTCCGACCTGCGCCGCCTCTACGAGTCGTCCATGTTCGACGCGTGCACGCCGCCGGGGCTGCTCAACAAGGTTTGGTTCGAGACCTGCATGTACTTCAGCACCAGGGGCCGCGAGAAGCAGCGCGAGCTCCGCGAGGACTCGTTCGCGCTGGCCGCCGACGAGCACGGCCGGAAGTTCGTCTACTTCCGAGCCGCGCGCGGCTGCCGGAAGACGTCccccgacgacgacgatgacgtcACCCCGCGGCCGCGCATGTACGAGACGCGGACGGCGCTGTGCCCGTACGCCAGCTTCGTGCGCTACCTGGCCAAGCGCAACCAGCTGTGCCGGGCTTTCTTCCAGCGGCCGCGCGACGCCTGCGGTCCGGCCGACGACACCTGGTTCGAGAACAAGGCCGTCGGCAAGAACCTTCTGGGCACGCGCATGCAGATGCTGTCGCGCGCCGCCAAGCTTTCCAGGACGTACACGAACCACTGCATCGGCGCCGTCTCCATAGCGACGCTCGACAGCATCGTGGGCGGCGCCTCGGCGACGGCTGACAAGGGCGGCAGCGAGCGGTGCCTGGTTGCCGGGGCAACGCAACGCGGTCACGCGGGTGCTCGGGTCGAAAGTCTCTCCCTTCCTCACCCCAAAAGAGCGCGCGCGGAGTCGGGAGGCAGAGGCAGCCAGGCGCATGCGCAGTCTCCTCTCCGCTCCACCGTCACCCAG CCACAGGACACGGTGCTGATCGAGTGTGTCGTGTCCCAGGACAGCGGCGGGCAGACTTCCGTATCACCCCCGGGTTCGCCCGGCGTCCCCTCGCCGGCCCAACTGAGCAAAGGCAACGCACCGGTCCACGTAGACGTGGGAGGTCACACGTACACCAGCAGCCTGGACACCCTCACGAAGTACCCCGAGTCACG CAGGATCGGGCGACTGTTCAACGGAAGCGAGCCCATCGTGCTGGACGGTCTGCGGCAGCACTACTTCATCGATCGAGATGGCGCCATGTTCCGCTACATCCTCAACTTCATGCGCACCTCCAAGCTCCTCCTCCCGGATGACTTCAAT GAGTACGCTCTGCTGTATGAGGAGGCCTCCTTCTTCCAGCTGGCTCCTCTGCAGGCAGAACTTCGGCGCTGGCGCAGCAGGCGGGAAAGCGAGAGCGCGGCGCCGCCGTCGCCGCCGTGGGAGTGCATAGTGGTTCACGTGGCTCAAGACCTGCGCGAGAGGATCAGCGTGAGCGGTCGCCGGACCACCCTGGAGGACGTCTTCCCGGAAGTCAGAGAGTTTGTGTGCGAATCCGGAAACGACAGACCAGAAAACGATGCCACGCCCGTCTGTCGCTTTCCTCTCAACGACTACTGTTGCCTCACCTCTGTACAG GTGCTGGAGCGCTTCCAACAGAGGGGATTCCGGGTGACGGGCTCCTGCGGCAGCGCCTCCGACGCCTCCTCATACTTCAGCCAGTACCTACTCGGCCGGGCGGGCGTGGCAGCCGGGCGGCGCCCCGTCGCACGCGTCAAACGTGAAGAGCTGTAA
- the LOC144027233 gene encoding uncharacterized protein LOC144027233 isoform X6 gives MAGAPAESRACTELAAWEDDIQEVRITGEEGSWGSAAVLAPSADDSQPAAPDSHPSPPQRSRLSDNTRLATRYAVRIFREYLSDKARSPDFENLDKAELCALLRSFYAEARSKSGQLYSKSSLVSIRSSLNRYLNEPPHCRTLDLTKDPELRGANLALAAVIRRLEERGAGPVVQKQAIARSDLRRLYESSMFDACTPPGLLNKVWFETCMYFSTRGREKQRELREDSFALAADEHGRKFVYFRAARGCRKTSPDDDDDVTPRPRMYETRTALCPYASFVRYLAKRNQLCRAFFQRPRDACGPADDTWFENKAVGKNLLGTRMQMLSRAAKLSRTYTNHCIGAVSIATLDSIVGGASATADKGGSERCLVAGATQRGHAGARVESLSLPHPKRARAESGGRGSQAHAQSPLRSTVTQVSLKGHGTLHEPQDTVLIECVVSQDSGGQTSVSPPGSPGVPSPAQLSKGNAPVHVDVGGHTYTSSLDTLTKYPESRSVSAGSGDCSTEASPSCWTVCGSTTSSIEMAPCSATSSTSCAPPSSSSRMTSMSTLCCMRRPPSSSWLLCRQNFGAGAAGGKARARRRRRRRGSA, from the exons ATGGCGGGAGCGCCTGCAGAGAGCCGAGCCTGCACGGAGCTCGCGGCTTGGGAGGACGACATCCAGGAGGTGCGCATCACCGGGGAGGAGGGCAGCTGGGGGTCGGCGGCGGTCCTCGCTCCGAGCGCGGACGACAGTCAGCCCGCTGCGCCCGACTCTCACCCGAGCCCCCCGCAGCGTAGCCGGCTGAGCGACAACACGCGGCTGGCGACCCGCTACGCGGTGCGCATCTTCCGGGAGTATCTGAGCGACAAGGCGCGCAGTCCGGACTTCGAGAACCTGGACAAGGCGGAGCTGTGCGCGCTGCTGCGCTCCTTCTACGCGGAGGCGCGCTCCAAAAGCGGCCAGCTGTACAGCAAGTCGTCGCTCGTCAGCATCCGGAGCTCGCTCAACCGCTACCTGAACGAGCCGCCCCACTGCCGCACGCTGGACCTCACCAAGGACCCGGAGCTGCGCGGGGCCAACCTCGCCTTGGCGGCGGTCATCCGGCGGCTGGAGGAGCGCGGCGCCGGCCCGGTGGTGCAGAAGCAGGCCATCGCGCGCTCCGACCTGCGCCGCCTCTACGAGTCGTCCATGTTCGACGCGTGCACGCCGCCGGGGCTGCTCAACAAGGTTTGGTTCGAGACCTGCATGTACTTCAGCACCAGGGGCCGCGAGAAGCAGCGCGAGCTCCGCGAGGACTCGTTCGCGCTGGCCGCCGACGAGCACGGCCGGAAGTTCGTCTACTTCCGAGCCGCGCGCGGCTGCCGGAAGACGTCccccgacgacgacgatgacgtcACCCCGCGGCCGCGCATGTACGAGACGCGGACGGCGCTGTGCCCGTACGCCAGCTTCGTGCGCTACCTGGCCAAGCGCAACCAGCTGTGCCGGGCTTTCTTCCAGCGGCCGCGCGACGCCTGCGGTCCGGCCGACGACACCTGGTTCGAGAACAAGGCCGTCGGCAAGAACCTTCTGGGCACGCGCATGCAGATGCTGTCGCGCGCCGCCAAGCTTTCCAGGACGTACACGAACCACTGCATCGGCGCCGTCTCCATAGCGACGCTCGACAGCATCGTGGGCGGCGCCTCGGCGACGGCTGACAAGGGCGGCAGCGAGCGGTGCCTGGTTGCCGGGGCAACGCAACGCGGTCACGCGGGTGCTCGGGTCGAAAGTCTCTCCCTTCCTCACCCCAAAAGAGCGCGCGCGGAGTCGGGAGGCAGAGGCAGCCAGGCGCATGCGCAGTCTCCTCTCCGCTCCACCGTCACCCAGGTTAGCCTGAAAGGTCACGGGACACTTCATGAG CCACAGGACACGGTGCTGATCGAGTGTGTCGTGTCCCAGGACAGCGGCGGGCAGACTTCCGTATCACCCCCGGGTTCGCCCGGCGTCCCCTCGCCGGCCCAACTGAGCAAAGGCAACGCACCGGTCCACGTAGACGTGGGAGGTCACACGTACACCAGCAGCCTGGACACCCTCACGAAGTACCCCGAGTCACG CAGTGTGTCAGCAGGATCGGGCGACTGTTCAACGGAAGCGAGCCCATCGTGCTGGACGGTCTGCGGCAGCACTACTTCATCGATCGAGATGGCGCCATGTTCCGCTACATCCTCAACTTCATGCGCACCTCCAAGCTCCTCCTCCCGGATGACTTCAAT GAGTACGCTCTGCTGTATGAGGAGGCCTCCTTCTTCCAGCTGGCTCCTCTGCAGGCAGAACTTCGGCGCTGGCGCAGCAGGCGGGAAAGCGAGAGCGCGGCGCCGCCGTCGCCGCCGTGGGAGTGCATAG